Below is a genomic region from Actinomycetes bacterium.
CGGCGGTCAGCCGGCCCAGCCCCCTCGCGTCACCGGTGCCGCCCTCGGTCAGCGCGGGCACCTTGGTGATCACGTGGCTGGGCTCCCCGCCCAGGACGATCACCGAGTACTCCCCCTCGGAGTCCACCGCGTGCTGATAGGGCTGGACCATCGCGACCCGCCCGTTCGCCAGCAGCGTCGCGACATGACCGGCAGCCAGCCCCGGGTCCTCCGTGCGCAGCGTGTCCCTCGCGCCCGCGGAGACGGCCGGCTTGACGACGAGGTCCGGCCCGACGGCGGCGAGATCTCCCGGCTCGGGCGGGGTCTCCCCGGGGGCGTACCACCAGGTGGGGACGACAGGTACCCCAGCCGCCTCCAGATCGCGCAGGTAGGTCTTGTCGGTGTTGCGCTCGACCACCTCGACCGGGTTGAGCAACCGGGTCTGGCGGGCGACGGCGCGGGCCCACGCCAGGAAGTCCGGATAGCGCAGCGGGTAGTCCCACGTGCTGCGCACGAGGACCGCGGGGTAGGCCGACCACGGGGCCTGGGCGTCGTCCCACGCGAAGGCGTCCAGCTGGATCCCTCGCCGAGCGAAGGCGTCCGTCACGAGCGGGAGGTCGTAGTCGGTGTCCGGCCGACCCGGGTCCTCCACGTAGGTGGCATAGGCGATGCGGTCCAGCCGATCGCTGCGGGGCGAGGTCACAGGTGCAGCAGCGGGTCCAGCGCGACGGCGAGGAACAGGACCGCGAGATAGGTGATCGACCCGTGGAACAACCGCATCGGCCGCGGGTCGGCGTCCCCGCGGGCCACGCGGGCGCGCAGCCCGTACGCCTCGAGGAGGAACGCGCCGCCGGCCAGCCCGGCGACGCTCGGGTAGAACCACGACGTGTGCGCGACCGGCCACAGCAGCAGTGACATGCCCACCATGGCCCACGAGTACGCGACGATCTGTCCGGCGACCTGCCCGGCGCTGCGCACGACGGGCAGCATCGGCACCCCCGCGCTCGCGTAGTCGCGACGGAACTTCAGCGACAGCGGCCAGTAGTGCGGCGGGGTCCACAGGAACACCACGCCGAAGAGGACCCACGGCGCCAGCGCGAGGGAGTCCGTGACCGCTGCCCATCCGACGAGCACCGGCATGCAGCCGGCCGCCCCGCCCCACACGATGTTCTGCGGTGTCCTGCGCTTGAGCCACATCGTGTAGACGAGCACGTAGAAGG
It encodes:
- a CDS encoding heme o synthase, producing the protein MRVERGRSLGGTLATYVALTKPRIIELLLVTTVPTMILAAGGLPPASLVLATLVGGSLAAASANVLNCVYDRDIDRLMHRTQRRPLATGAVSVRSALLFGLVLGAASFAWLALAVNTLSAVLAGAAIAFYVLVYTMWLKRRTPQNIVWGGAAGCMPVLVGWAAVTDSLALAPWVLFGVVFLWTPPHYWPLSLKFRRDYASAGVPMLPVVRSAGQVAGQIVAYSWAMVGMSLLLWPVAHTSWFYPSVAGLAGGAFLLEAYGLRARVARGDADPRPMRLFHGSITYLAVLFLAVALDPLLHL